The sequence CGGATCCGCAAGTCGCCACGGTCGGCAAGAGCGAGAAGGATCTGCGGCGCGAGGGCGTCGCCTACGTCAGCGGCCGATACGACTTCGCAGAGCACGGCAAGGCGCAGCTCTTGGCCAAGACCAAAGGCTTCGTGAAGATGATGGCCGACAGCCGCGGCGGCCGCATCCTTGGCGCCGCCGTGATCGGTCCGGAGGCCTCCGAGCTGATCCACGAGCTGATCGTAGCGATGAGCTTTGGGGCCACGGTCGATCAGTTCATGCGCATCCCGCACCTGCATCCCACCCTCGCAGAGATCTGGACGTACCCGGCCGAGGCCTGCGCGGCGAAGTTGGGCATGAAGATCCCTGGAGACGAACAGATGGAAACGGCGACTAGTATCCCGGCCGAGCGCGTGCGGTGAGTGAGACTCCCGTTCGTCTGCGCGCGGCCATCCTTCAGACGAAACCGGCGAAAGGGCAATACTCGCGAAACCTGCGGAGCGCGGCGGAGGCGTTCGCGCAGCTCTCGGACGATCCGCCCGACCTCATCGTCCTTCCCGAGGCGGCGCTCACCGGGTACTTCCTCGAGGGCGCGGTGTACGACTTAGCGCTGCCCGCGGCGCGCTTTGCAACCGATCTCGCCGAGGCCTGGCGCGGCGCCTGCACCGGCCGCCCTGCGGACATTGTCGCTGGATTTTACGAGAACGACGCGGGGACGTACTACAACAGCGCGGTCTACCTGCACGTGACCCCGGACGGCGACCGGATCGTACACCTGCATCGCAAGATGTTTTTGCCGACGTATGGAGTGTTCGACGAGGAGCGCTTCCTGTCGCGCGGACACAACCTGGGCGTCTTCGAGACGCGCTTCGGGTGCATGGCGCTGCTGATCTGCGAGGACGCGTGTCACGCGATCGTGCCGACCATCGCCGCGATCAAAGGCGCCCGAGTGCTCATCGTGCCAAGCGCGTCACCCGGCCGCGGTGTCGACAATGCCGGCGAGCTCGGCAGTATCGCCCAGTGGCGCGAGATGCTGCGGCTCGCGGCGATCGAGCACGGCATCTTCGTGATCTACGCCGGCCTGACCGGGTTCGAGGGCGGAAAGGGAATGAGCGGCACGTCGTGCGTCATCGATCCGTTCGGTCGCGTGCTGGTGGAGGCCCCGCCGTTAGAACCATGCATACTGCGCTGCGACCTCGATTTGCGCGAGATCGATGTCGCCCGCGCGAGCCTCCCTCTGCTCGGCGATTTGGGCTCGGCGCTGCCGGATCTCCTCTTGGACGAAGATCTGCCGCTGCCGCGAGGCGAACGTGCTGCCGGTCGTTGAGCCTTCGGCGACGGTCCCGGCTCCTCCGCGCCTCGACGCGGAGGTAACCACGGCATGGCTCGTCGCGTTTTTGCGCGACGAGCTCGTCGTGCGACGGAAGATTCCGCGGGCTGTGCTGGGACTATCGGGCGGCGTCGATTCGGCGGTGACGGCGTTCCTGTGCACCCGCGCGCTTGGGCCGGGGAACGTCTACGCGATCCGCATGCCGTACAAAACGTCGCAGGCATCGAGCCTGACCGATGCCGCGCTCGTCGTCGGCGCGCTCGGAATCCACTGCGCGACGATCGACATCAGCGCGGCGGTCGACGGCTACCTCCAATACGAGCCCAGCGCGGACGCGCGCAGGCGCGGTAACGTCATGGCGCGGATGCGCATGGTCGCGCTGTTCGATCAGTCAGCGAAGTTGGAAGCGCTGCCGATCGGCACGGGAAACAAGACGGAACGACTGCTCGGGTACTTCACGTGGCACGCCGACGACACGCCGCCGGTCAATCCGATCGGCGATCTCTTCAAGAGTCAGGTGTGGGAGCTCGCGCGCTACCTAGGCGTTCCCGAGCGGCTCATCGAGAAGGCGCCGACCGCGGATCTCGAGGCCGACCAGACCGATGAGGCCGATCTCGGCATCAGCTACCGCGACGCCGACGCGATCCTTAACCTCATCCTGCTGGGCTATTCGAACGTACAGCTCGTCGAGCGCGGCTTTTCGCCGGAACGGGTCGCTCTGGTCCGCGGGCGTGTCGACGGGACGCACTGGAAGCGGCACCTGCCGACGACCGCCATGCTGACCAACACCGCGATCAACGAGTTCTACCTTCGCCCGGTAGATTTTTGACCGCGCTTGCCATGCGAAGACCGTTTTTTCCGGTGGGTCTCAATTTGGATGGGCGCCGCTGCGTGGTCATCGGCGGCGCCGACGACCGCGAGGCAATCGAGAAGGAGGCGGCGCTGCGCGAGGCGGGCGCGGACGTCGCGCGCGTGTACGATCCGTGCGAGCTGCGCGACGCGGACCTCGCCGGCGCGTTCTTCGTGATATCCACGCCGCAAGACGCGACGCTCTCGGCGCGCCTGCGTGCGCTTGCCGACCGCGATCGCTTCTTACTGTGCTGCATCGATCAGCCCCGCTTCGGCTTCGTGGCGATGGCGGCGATCGCGAAGGCCGGTCCGGTGCGCGTGGCGATCTCCACGGCCGGCCTCGCGCCGCGCGTGGGCAAGGTCCTCAAGATCGCGCTGCAGCGCGTGATGGACGCCCGCTTCGCGCGCTTCGTTGGGCGACTTGCGGAGATGCGCGCGGAGACGCACGCGGCCCATCCGCGGCCCGAAGACTCGGGCGCGCGGCGGAGCGCGATGATCGAGGCCGCGCGCGGATTCGAGGCCGACGTGCGGTTCGAGTATCCGGCTTGGTTCGAGGAGGGCGATGCCGAGCGTTGAGCTCGTCGCCGTCGGCACCGAGATCCTGCTCGGGCAACTGGTCGACACGAACACCGCGTTCATCGCTGCGCGCCTGGCCGAGGCCGGGATAGACGTCCACGCGACGCACGCCGTCGGCGACAATCGCGAGCGGATCGCGGCGGCGATTCGCTCGGCGCTGAACCGGGCCGAGGGCGTACTAACGACGGGCGGTCTTGGCCCGACTATCGACGATATCACCAAGGAAGCGGTGTGCGACGCGTTGGGCCTCGGCGTACAGCTCTACGAGCCGGCCCTCGCGCACATGGAGGCGGTGTTCGCTGCGCACGGCCGGCCGATGCGCCCGAACAATCGGAAACAGGCGGAACTTCCGGAGGGGAGCCGGCCGCTCGACAACCCCAACGGAACGGCGCCCGGATTCATCGCGTTCGCCGCTGCCGGCAAGTTCGTCGCGTGCATGCCGGGAGTGCCGCGCGAAATGAAGCCGATGCTGGAGGGCCAGGTGGTGCCCTTTCTGCGCGCGAGATTCGGCGCGCGCGAACGGATCTACACGCGCGTGCTGCACACGATCGGAATCGGCGAGTCGGAGATCGATCATCGCATCGACGATCTCTTTCGCAGCTACGAAAATCCGAAGGTCGCGGTGCTGGCGCACGACTTTCGTGCCGACGTAAAGATTACGGCAAAGGCCGCCTCAGAGGCGGACGCCGAGGCGATGATCGCACCGCTGCAGGAGGACGTCGAACGCCGGCTCCTCGGCCATATCTTCGGCCGCGACGACGCGACCCCGGCCAGCGCGGTTCTCGCCCTGCTGCGCGAGCGCGGTCGAACGCTCGCGATCGCGGAGTCGTGCACCGGCGGCCTCGTGTCCGCTGCGCTGACGAGCGTGCCGGGAGCCTCGCTGAGTTTCAGGGGCGGGGTCGTCGCGTACGACAACGCCGTGAAGGTCGCCCAGCTCGGCGTCGATGTTGAAACCCTTGCGACGGCGGGGGCGGTGAGTGAGGAGGCGGCGCGTGAGATGGCGCGCGGCGCGCGCGCGCGCCTCGGCGCTGACGTCGGCTTATCGACTACCGGCATCGCCGGGCCCGACGGCGGTACGCCGGAGAAGCCGGTCGGGCTGGTCTGGATCGCGCTGGACGATGGGGAAACGCGCGCGCACCGGATGCAGCTTCGCGGCGATCGTGACGCAATTCAGAGACGCGCGACCACGGCGGCGCTTGGGATCCTGTGGCGCGACCTCAGCGATTCGCGACGATAGCTTCTTCGAGAACGTCGATCGCGTGCATCAGCTGCTCCTCGTCGATGACGAGCGGCGGTGAGATTGAGATCGTGTCACCGTCCGTTCCTGATTGCAAGAGAATGACGCCGCGTGCGAGCGATCGCGCCACGACCGCTGTGGCGCTCGCAGCGGCGGCAAGCTGCACGCCCCACAGCAGCCCTCGGCCCCGAACGTCGCGCACGTTCTCGTAAACGCGCAGCGTCTGCAGCCTCTTGCCTAAGCCCGCGCCGAGCGTCGCCGCCCGCGCCGGAAGCACGTTTCGCTCCAGCTCGTCGATCGTGGCCAACGCGGCCGCGCAGCCGAGCGGGCTGCCGAGATACGTCGACGTGTGCAGCGCCTCGCCGGTGGACGGCGGCCACGCGTCCATCACTGCGGAACGTCCGACGGCAGCACTGATCGGCATCCCCGATGCCATCGCCTTGCCGATGCACAGGATGTCGGGAACAACGCGCTCGCGATCGATAGCGAACCAATCGCCGGTGCGGCCGAAGCCGGTGAAGATCTCGTCGACGACCATGACGATGTGCAGCTCGTCGCAAACCGCGCGCAGAGCCGCAAGATAGCCCGCCGGAGGGACGACGCAGCCGGCGCGCCCCTGGATTGGCTCGATCACCAGCGCCGCGACGTCGGGGTGCCGCGCGAGGAGCTCGCGCGCGCGGCCGGCGGCTTCGCTGGCCGAGATCGCTCCGTCGCGGGGATAGTCGAGCAGAAGCGCCTCAGCGTGGAGCGCGCCCGCGAATGGCCGCCGAAAACGTTCTATTCCGCCGACGGCCAGCGCGCCGAACGACAGGCCGTGGTACGCGCCACGAAACGCAGCGAAGCGCGTCTTGCCGGCCGCGAGGATCGCGGTCTTCAGTGCCGCCTCGATGGCCTCGGAGCCCGTGGTTGCGAGAAAGGTTTTCTCGAGCTCCGCCGGCAGTAGGCGGGCGAGACGCTCGAAGAGTCGTATGCGCAGCTCCGTGGGATGGACGTCGCCCATGCCGTGCATCAGGCGGCGCGCTTGTTGCGAAATCGCCTCGGCGACGCGCGGATTGCAATGTCCCGCGTTGGCCACGCCGAACGCCGCGGTGCAGTCGACGTACTCGTTACCGTCGGCGTCCGTCACGGTCGCGCCGCTCGCCGCCTCCCAGAACACGGGAAAATCGTCGGCCACAAACGTGACGTTGCGCGACTCGTAGCGGCGCAGGAGGCTTGCGA is a genomic window of Candidatus Binatia bacterium containing:
- a CDS encoding NAD(P)-dependent oxidoreductase, with amino-acid sequence MRRPFFPVGLNLDGRRCVVIGGADDREAIEKEAALREAGADVARVYDPCELRDADLAGAFFVISTPQDATLSARLRALADRDRFLLCCIDQPRFGFVAMAAIAKAGPVRVAISTAGLAPRVGKVLKIALQRVMDARFARFVGRLAEMRAETHAAHPRPEDSGARRSAMIEAARGFEADVRFEYPAWFEEGDAER
- a CDS encoding competence/damage-inducible protein A, which gives rise to MPSVELVAVGTEILLGQLVDTNTAFIAARLAEAGIDVHATHAVGDNRERIAAAIRSALNRAEGVLTTGGLGPTIDDITKEAVCDALGLGVQLYEPALAHMEAVFAAHGRPMRPNNRKQAELPEGSRPLDNPNGTAPGFIAFAAAGKFVACMPGVPREMKPMLEGQVVPFLRARFGARERIYTRVLHTIGIGESEIDHRIDDLFRSYENPKVAVLAHDFRADVKITAKAASEADAEAMIAPLQEDVERRLLGHIFGRDDATPASAVLALLRERGRTLAIAESCTGGLVSAALTSVPGASLSFRGGVVAYDNAVKVAQLGVDVETLATAGAVSEEAAREMARGARARLGADVGLSTTGIAGPDGGTPEKPVGLVWIALDDGETRAHRMQLRGDRDAIQRRATTAALGILWRDLSDSRR
- a CDS encoding NAD+ synthase, producing MLPVVEPSATVPAPPRLDAEVTTAWLVAFLRDELVVRRKIPRAVLGLSGGVDSAVTAFLCTRALGPGNVYAIRMPYKTSQASSLTDAALVVGALGIHCATIDISAAVDGYLQYEPSADARRRGNVMARMRMVALFDQSAKLEALPIGTGNKTERLLGYFTWHADDTPPVNPIGDLFKSQVWELARYLGVPERLIEKAPTADLEADQTDEADLGISYRDADAILNLILLGYSNVQLVERGFSPERVALVRGRVDGTHWKRHLPTTAMLTNTAINEFYLRPVDF
- a CDS encoding aspartate aminotransferase family protein; the protein is MSDVPGARSKALASLLRRYESRNVTFVADDFPVFWEAASGATVTDADGNEYVDCTAAFGVANAGHCNPRVAEAISQQARRLMHGMGDVHPTELRIRLFERLARLLPAELEKTFLATTGSEAIEAALKTAILAAGKTRFAAFRGAYHGLSFGALAVGGIERFRRPFAGALHAEALLLDYPRDGAISASEAAGRARELLARHPDVAALVIEPIQGRAGCVVPPAGYLAALRAVCDELHIVMVVDEIFTGFGRTGDWFAIDRERVVPDILCIGKAMASGMPISAAVGRSAVMDAWPPSTGEALHTSTYLGSPLGCAAALATIDELERNVLPARAATLGAGLGKRLQTLRVYENVRDVRGRGLLWGVQLAAAASATAVVARSLARGVILLQSGTDGDTISISPPLVIDEEQLMHAIDVLEEAIVANR
- a CDS encoding nitrilase-related carbon-nitrogen hydrolase, with protein sequence MSETPVRLRAAILQTKPAKGQYSRNLRSAAEAFAQLSDDPPDLIVLPEAALTGYFLEGAVYDLALPAARFATDLAEAWRGACTGRPADIVAGFYENDAGTYYNSAVYLHVTPDGDRIVHLHRKMFLPTYGVFDEERFLSRGHNLGVFETRFGCMALLICEDACHAIVPTIAAIKGARVLIVPSASPGRGVDNAGELGSIAQWREMLRLAAIEHGIFVIYAGLTGFEGGKGMSGTSCVIDPFGRVLVEAPPLEPCILRCDLDLREIDVARASLPLLGDLGSALPDLLLDEDLPLPRGERAAGR